One window of the Brachyhypopomus gauderio isolate BG-103 unplaced genomic scaffold, BGAUD_0.2 sc46, whole genome shotgun sequence genome contains the following:
- the gstt1b gene encoding glutathione S-transferase theta-1b, protein MVLELYLDLFSQPCRSVYIFAQKNNVPFDFKKISLMKGEQYGDEFGQISMLRKTPAIRDGDFCLAESVAIMMYLAEKYHTPDHWYPADLQRRARVNEYLSWQHTAMRPHGSKVFWLKLMIPKVMKVEVPKEKMDAALEDLNSSLNLFEEKFLQDRPFVAGNEISLADLVAVVEIMQPVGAGLDVFEGRPKLSAWKDRVRAAIGEELFDEAHQGILSAQNLVQTVDGSQLEHFKPKILKFFL, encoded by the exons ATGGTTTTGGAGTTGTATTTGGACTTGTTTTCGCAGCCCTGCCGCTCCGTGTATATCTTCGCCCAGAAAAACAACGTCCCGTTTGATTTCAAGAAGATCTCCCTAATGAAAG GTGAACAGTATGGAGATGAATTCGGTCAGATCAGCATGTTGAGAAAAACGCCTGCTATCCGAGATGGTGACTTCTGTCTGGCTGAAAG CGTTGCCATTATGATGTATCTAGCGGAGAAGTACCACACCCCGGACCACTGGTACCCGGCGGACCTGCAGAGGAGGGCCCGTGTGAATGAATACCTCTCCTGGCAGCACACCGCCATGCGCCCTCATGGGTCCAAGGTTTTCTGGCTGAAG CTCATGATCCCAAAGGTTATGAAGGTTGAGGTTCCTAAAGAGAAGATGGATGCTGCTCTCGAGGACCTGAACAGCTCCCTGAACCTCTTTGAAGAGAAATTCCTGCAAGACAGGCCATTCGTTGCTGGAAACGAGATCTCCCTGGCAGACCTGGTCGCTGTTGTGGAGATTATGCAG CCGGTGGGTGCTGGCCTGGACGTGTTCGAGGGGCGGCCCAAACTGAGCGCCTGGAAGGACCGCGTGCGGGCTGCGATTGGCGAGGAGCTGTTCGACGAGGCGCACCAGGGCATCCTCTCGGCCCAGAACCTCGTCCAGACTGTGGACGGCAGTCAACTGGAACACTTCAAGCCAAAGATCCTCAAATTCTTCCTTTAA